Sequence from the Gloeocapsopsis dulcis genome:
AGACAAACTGGTATTCTGCGCCATCAAATGTTAAACGACCAACGGGGAACCACGCACGGCTTTTAGGATCTTGCCAAGCTAAAAATAGTTTGTTCATGGTAGGGTGTCTCGTAACTTTAGTAGCCTAAATTGATTTAATTCCAATATCTTTTGTGCAAAATTAATTGCTGTTTCTGTAATGAGATTCGATGGAATACGCTCAAAAAGCTCTAACGTATCATTGCTCGACACCTTTGCTAAATTATTCAACCATGCCTTGGCTGCATTTGGATATTCTTGAGATGCTCGAAAAAAAGCATCAAAAGTTGTGAGTGGTTTTTTGTCGCTATTTTTAGCATACAAGGCAGAAGTGCATTTTTCCACATATGCTTGGATGGAAAAACCATAATCTGATGTTGTTAGACGTTTCTGGCGTTTTTCGTCAGATTCGTTACGACCGAGGCTAGAAGCATGATCGTAAGTTGGTGCTAGATAAATTTTGTCATCTACACTGATAAATGCCCAGTTTTCATGATGTCTATCAGTATTCCCAATCCACGCATCCAAAAGCAATTATCCGATGAATGTTTCTGCTGCAGTTTTAATGTCTACCGCTGGTGTCCAATCAATCGGCAAGTTGAGTGAAGCATCTTCAGTAGCCTTGAAAACCATGTCAATCGTATGCTGCGATGGATTCTTAGAATCTCTAGGATAGCTTGATAGAGTTCGACTCAGAACGTCATTACCAAGAATCAAAGCTCCACCTTCAGGTACAAACGAGGGTGACACACTCCCACGTTCTCCATTACATATTGCTAATTCATAATCTGCACTAGGCAGTTTAAGCAATTTGCACAACTCAGCAGCTATTTTCTCTGCCCAATCTTCTCCTGTATTTTGTCTAGCTTTTTTGTATAGACAACGCTTTAACGTTTGATGATGAAACCAGAACTTTTCTTTTGTTCCCATCGCTTCCACAGACTCAGGTGCATCAACTGGAACGTCAACAATTACAAACTTCTCTGGCATAATGTGTCATCAATCTAAATATAGTTGGTAATGAGATTGTATGAAGATCGATGTAAAAAAATATTCGTATAATTTGCTAGAGCTGAAGTAGAATCCTTTCTCGTAACTAACTCAACTGACTCCGAAAGCGATTAACACTAACCGTCAGTAGAACTACAACAAAAGTGAAGAGCGCAAGTACGTGCGGTAATAGAATATCAATACCAACGCCTTTAAGCAGAATCCCGCGTGATATGGCAACAAAGTGACGTAGGGGATTGAGTAGTGAGAGGTATTGGAAGAAAATCGGCATACTTTCAATGGGGGCGATCGCCCCTGAAAGTTGAATTAGGGGTAAATTGATAAAAAATGAAGTTAAAACTACTTGTTGCTGGTTTTTTGCCAAAGTTGCTAACATCAAACCAAAACCAATACCTACAAATACGTAAAGTCCCCCAAGCGTCAAAAATAAAAACAAGCTGCCTTGTAGCGGTACTCTAAAGACAATACGAGCTACGCTGAGTGCTAATAGTATATCTCCCATCAAAAGCACAAATAATGGAGCAATTTTAGCTAAGAGAATTTCCCAAGCATCTGCAGGAGTCATCAACAATTGTTCTAACGTTCCAGAGTCTTTTTCGCGCACCAATGTAGTAGAGGAAACAAGGGTACTTGTTAAGGTAATGACAGTTCCCAACACCCCAGGAACTAAAAACCAACTACTTAATAACCCAGGATTGTAGAAGAAAACACTTTGCGCTTGTACTAAGGGTGGTGTAGGATTTTCATCTAAACTACGGCTGTATTGGTTAATTATCTGGGCGGCGTAACCGCTAGCAATTCCTGCGGTATTCGCATCAACTCCATCGATAAAAATCTGTACTTCAGCCGTTTTATTTTGGGCTAAATCTCGATTAAATTCTGGAGGAATCACTAAGCCAGCAGTGATTTTTCCTAGACGCACTTGTTGAGCAATTTCGTCTTGACTGAAACTATAAGTTTGAGGAATAAAAATTTGATTTTCTGTTAATGCAGCAACCAACTCTCGACTTTCATAAGTATTAGCATAGTCTACAATTCCTAACCTGAGGTTTTGGACATCCGCATTAAGTGCAAATCCAAAGATTAAGAGTTGTATTGTTGGGGGAAAAAGTAGTAAAAAAATTAGTTGCTTGTTTCTTAATATCTGATTAACTTCTTTAATGCATAATGCCCAGAAGCGACTTTC
This genomic interval carries:
- a CDS encoding ABC transporter permease, with product MKLFTHFLESRFWALCIKEVNQILRNKQLIFLLLFPPTIQLLIFGFALNADVQNLRLGIVDYANTYESRELVAALTENQIFIPQTYSFSQDEIAQQVRLGKITAGLVIPPEFNRDLAQNKTAEVQIFIDGVDANTAGIASGYAAQIINQYSRSLDENPTPPLVQAQSVFFYNPGLLSSWFLVPGVLGTVITLTSTLVSSTTLVREKDSGTLEQLLMTPADAWEILLAKIAPLFVLLMGDILLALSVARIVFRVPLQGSLFLFLTLGGLYVFVGIGFGLMLATLAKNQQQVVLTSFFINLPLIQLSGAIAPIESMPIFFQYLSLLNPLRHFVAISRGILLKGVGIDILLPHVLALFTFVVVLLTVSVNRFRSQLS